The Amycolatopsis coloradensis sequence CGCAGCGGCGCCGGGCGAGTTCGCCGATCGCCTGGTCCACGGCGAGCAGCGACGACGCGCAGGCCGCGTCCACCGTGTACGCGGGGCCGCCGAGGTCCAGGCGGTTGGCGACCCGCGACGCGGCGAGGTTCGGCACCAGCCCGATCGCGGTGTCCGGCCGGAACTCGCCGAGCGGTTCCAGCAGAGCGTCCCGGAGCCGGTCCAGCATCTCCGGACGCGCCGACGGCAGCAGCTCCCGGACGGCGCCGGTGATCTGGCGGACCGACCGGACCCGCTGGTCGAACCGCTGGAGCCCGGGCGAGAGGTAGCCGCCCCTGCCGAGGATCACGCCCACGCGTTCGAGGTCCCCGAGCCGTCGCAGGCCACCGGCGTCGTCGACCGCGGAAGCGGCCACGGCCAGCGCGACGAGCTGGTCCGGCTCCATCCCGGCGACGCTGCTGGGGGCGATGCCGAGCGCCGTCGCGTCGAAGTCCAGGCTGTCGGCGACGAACCCGCCGCGCCTTCCGTAGGTGCGATCCGGGGTGCGGCCGTCTCCGTCGTGGAAACTCGGATCCCAGCGGTGCGGCGGGATCTCGGTGATCGCGTCGGTGCCCGACTCGATGTTCCGCCAATATTCGTCCACAGTGGACGCGCCGGGAAGGAACACACCCATCCCGACGATCGCGACCGGCTCCTGGTTCACCACAGCGACGCCGTGTACAGCACCGAGCGGACGTCGGCCGGACCGTAGGCCAGCTCACGCAGGAGCGCGGCGGTACCCTCGTCCGGGTCGATCAACGCCACCTCGCGGCGCTCGTACTCGCGCGCCAGCTCGGGCGAGACCATGCCCGCGTGATCATCCGAGGGCGCCCACGGTCCCCAGTGGACGGTCAGCGCCCGGCAGCCGGTACGTTCCGCCCACTGCTCGCCGAGGGTTTCGAGCGCGTCGTTCGCCGCCGCGTAGTCGGTCTGCCCCCGGTTTCCCAGCACCGCGGCGATACTGCCGAAGAAGGTCACGAACCCGGGCCGCACACCGAAATGCTCCAGCGCGTCGAGCAACGCACGCGCACCATCCACTTTGGTCCCGTAGACCGTGCGGAACGAGTGCTCGTCCTTGTCGGCCATCAGCTTGTCGTCGATCACGCCGGCCGCGTGGACGACGCCGTCGATCCGCCCGTAGCGGGTGTGCAGATCCTTGACCACCTGCCGGACGGCGGCGGCGTCGCGCACGTCGAGCGACCGGTAGGCGGCGATACCGCCCGCCGCCCGGATCTGGTCGAGCGTCCGCGCGATCTCGCGCTGGGCCAGGACGGTGCGCACCCGGCGTTCGATGTCCGCGAGCGAACCCCCACGCGCGGCCAAGGCCGAGCGCATCCCCGTCGCGTCCTCGGGAAGGTCCTCGTCGCCGGGTTCGGCGGGCCACGGTGTGCGGCCCGCCAGTTCGATCCGGCATCCGCTCGCCGCCAGCGCGACCGCCGCCCGCGCGGTGATCCCGCGGGCGCCGCCGACCAGCAACAGCACCGAATCCGCGTCGAGGCCGAGCGCCTTGACCTCGCCCCCGCCGGGACCGGCGCCCGCATACGCGATCGAACCGAGCGAGCCCGCGGAAGGCTCGAACGCCGCGCGTCCCGCGGTGTCGTAGCGAACGGCCACCGGACCGTCGGCGATCGCCTCTTCCAGCACGATCCGCCCGAGGTCCACTGTGGACTCCACCTCGACCAGTCTGGTCGGCTCGCTCCGCTCCCGCGCCGCCGCGCGAACGAGACCGCGCAGCCCGGCGGTGTGCGCGGCACCTGGCCTCGCCACCACGACCACCGCGCCCTTGGCGCTCTTGAGCAGGCCGAACACCTGCGCCGCGACGGGTTCCTCGGCGTCCGACAACGGATTCAGCACGACGACGACGTCGGCCTCGTTCCGCGCCCCCGGCAGGGCACCCGCGTCGGCGAACACCGCGCGGACCGATTCGGCCAGTTCCTCCTGGCCGGGCTCGGCGCTCACCGCGATCGATTTGCCGGTCACCTTGGCGAGGTCGGGCGTGCCGAGCGGCGCGGACACGCGGTCGAGCAGGTACCGGCCGGGAGCGGTTCCGACGGGTGTCTCGGCGGGAACCGGTGTCGCGACGACCGGTGCCGCCGGTTCGAGCCACTTCCGCAGCCGTGCGGCCAGCGCGCTCGCCGTCCGATCACGGCCGAGCTGATCTTGGGCGTCGTCGTGCACCCGGCCGGTGAGACCCAGCTTCGAGAGCAACGAGCCCGCGATCTCGGTGCGTTTGATCGAGTCGATGGAGAGATCCGCTTCCAGGTCGAGATCGGCGTCGATCATCTCGGCCGGATAGCCGGTGCGTTCGCTGATCGCGCCGATCACGGTGGCCAGGACGTCCGTGACGACGACTTCCGCGACCGGTTCCGGCTCGGCGACCGGCGTGTGCACGACGGCCGGGGCCTCGACCGGCGGGAGCAACGCCGGCACGACCGGAGCCCGCACCGGGGCGGGGGCGAGCGGCGCGGTGCCGAGGTACCCCAGCATCACGTCCCGTTGCGCCGCCAGCAGTTCGCGGCTGGTGCGGAGGAATTCGACGACGGCCTGGTCACGTCCGGGCGCGGGCTGGTTCATGGTCGTCCTCGGGATTCGTCGGGCGGGCACGAGCCCATGGGCGGGGACCTCGCCGCCTGGCGCGCGGACGGTCTGGCCGTCCACGGTCCAAGCGGGCTTGGGAAGCGGACCGACACGGACACGGCCGCGGAAGAGCCGTTCGATGCGCACATCGACACCGGTGAGAGCCAGGCGCGCGAGCGCGGTGAGGAACCCGCGCAGCCCCGGCCCGCCGGGGTCGCACGCGATCACGGTATGCGGCCGGTCGCCGAGGATGTCCTCGGCCAGCCGGGAAAGCACCTGTCCCGGGCCCGCCTCCACGAACGTGCGCGCGCCTGCCGCGTACATGTCCTCGATCAGTTCGACGAACCGCACCGGCGAGCCGATCTGTGCCGCGAGCTCGGCGCGGACCGCCCCGGCTTCGTACGGCCGGGCGGTGCGGTTCGACCACACCGGCGGACCCGGCTCGCCGATCTCGGCGTTGTCGAGATCGACGGCGAACACGTCGCTCGCCCCGGCCACCAGCGGGCTGTGGAAGGCGCAGGCGACCGGGATCCGCTTCGCGCCGATCCCCTGGGCGCGCAGTTCGCGGACCGACTCCTCGATGGCGGCCGTCGGTCCGGAAAGGACGGTCTGCCCCGGCGCGTTGTGATTGGCCAGTACGACGTCCGGGTGGTCGAGTGCGGCGGCCAGTTCCTCGCTGGATGCCTTCACCGCGGCCATCGCGCCCTGGTCCGCGCCCGCGACTTCGGCGATCGAGCGGGCCCTGGCCCGGCTGAGCGCCACCAAGGTCGGCGTGTCGAACGCGCCCGCGACCGACAGCGCGGTCAGTTCGCCGTAGCTGTGCCCCGCCAGCAGATCCGGCCGGACGCCGAGGTCGGCGAGCAACCGGCAGACGGCCGACTCGACGAGCCCGAGCGCGGGCTGTGCGATACGCGTGTCCTTGAGCGCTTCGTCCTGCGCGGCGCGGGCGTCTTCAGTGAACGCGCGCGGCGGGAACGCCGTCGCGGCGACGTCGGGAGCGAGCCTCAGGACGTCGGCCAGTTCGGGGAAGTGCACGAACAGGTCCGCCAGCATTCCCGTCCGCTGGCTGCCTTGGCCGGGGAACAGGAAGGCGACCGCACCGGGTTCAGTGCTCTCCGCGACAAGACCTCCACCGTTCTCGGCGGCCTCACGCAGTTCCGCGATGTCACTCGCGACGACCGCGAGCCGCACCGGCCCCGATCCGCCCCGCTCGGCGGCGAGAGCGGCGATCTCCCGGAGCGGACGGCCTTCGTTGGCCGCCAGCAGATCACGCAGGGTGGCGCGGGCGGCGTCCACGTCGGTGCCGCGGAGCAGGACCAGCTCGGCGTCCCAGTCACGCGGGCCGTGCCGCCGCCCCGGCGGCACTTCGGGCGCGGCGAGCACCGCGTGGAAATTGGTCCCACCGAACCCGAACGCGCTCACTCCGGCGAACTCGCGTCCGCGTGGAACCGGCGTCGGCCGGGCGCCGGTGGAGAAGGTGAAGGGACTGCTCTCGGCGTCCCAGGCGGGGTTCGGCCTGCTCAGGTGCAATGTGGGCGGCACGACCTCGTGCCACAGCGCCAGCGCCGCCTTCATCAGGCCCGCCAGTCCCGCGGCGCATTTCGTGTGCCCGATCTGGCTCTTCACCGAACCCAGCGCGCAAGTGCCCGGTTCGGCACCCGCGGCGAGGAAGAACTCGGTGAGTGTGGTCAGTTCGGTGGCGTCGCCGACGACCGTGCCCGTACCGTGCGCCTCGACCAGCGAGACGTCCGCCGGGGACACGCCGGCGTCACTGTAGGCGCGGGCGAGGGCTCGCCGCTGTCCCTCGGGACGCGGCGCGGTGAGGCCGAGCGCCTTGCCGTCACTGGCGGCGCCGACGCCCTTGACCACGGCGTAGACACGGTCGCCGTCGCGTTCGGCGTCGGACCGCCGCTTGAGCACGAGACATGCGACGCCCTCACCGAGGGCGATCCCGTCCGCGGCCGCGTCGAACGGACGGCACCGGCCGGTCGGCGACAGGGCACCCGCCGAGGTGAACATGAGGTAGTCGTTGACGCCGTTGTGCAGATCGACCGCTCCGCACAGGACCATCGAACTCGTCCCCGCCCGCAGCTCCTTCACCGCGAGGTCCAGCGCGGCCAGCGAAGAGCCACACGCGGCGTCCACGGTGTAATTGGCGCCGCCGAGGTCGAGCCGGTTGGCGATCCGGCCGGAGATGACGTTGGCGAGGGTGCCGGGGAACGAGTCTTCGGTCAGTTCCGGCAGCTGGGCGAGGAGTTCCTCCGGGACGTCTTCGAGGTAGCTGGGGAGCAGCGCGCGCAGGACTCCGGCGTTCGCCAGGTCTCCCCCGGCTTCGGCGCCGAAGATGACGCTGGTGCGCTCGCGGTCGAAGCCGCCTTCGCCGTAGCCGGCGTCTTCGAGGGCGCGGCGCGCGGTTCGCAGGGACACCAGCTGGGCCGGGTCGATGCTGCCCATCGACTTGGGCGGGATCCCGTAGGCGAGCGGGTCAAAGTCCACCGGAGGCAGGAATCCGCCCCATTTCGACGTCGACTGGTCCGCGTAGACATCGGTGTCCCAGCGGTGATCCGGCACCTCGGTGACGGCGTCCGCACCGTGCAGGACGTTGGACCAGAAGGCCGGGAGGTCTGGAGCCCCCGGGAACACACAGGCCATCCCGACGATCGCGATGTCACCGTCCACAACGGACTCCTCGGCGGGAACGCGGGCGGCGAGCAGTTCCGCCGCGCCTTCGGTGACTTCCCGGTGCAGGGCGGCGATGTCGGTACGCCGCTCGCGCAGGACCGTCACCTGCCCAGCCATGTACATGCCCTCGGCGAGCTGGCCGAGGGTGTCGACCTCGACGAGCGCTTCGCCTTCCCGCCGGATGCCCTTGCTCGCGATCCGCAGCCGTCCGGTGTTCAGCTCCTCCAGTCGCTGCCAGACCTCCTGCGGCGGGACGCCGTCCGCGCGGAGCCCGGCCTTCAGCGCGGCGAACTCGTCGGTGTACGGGCTGGGCAGGCAGCGGGTCAGGTGTCCGGGCGCGGTCTCCAGGGTGACCGTGGACCCGGCGTCGAGCACGCGGTCCTGGAAGGTCCCGGTGATGGCGCCATGAGTCACGGCTTCTTCGGTGAACAGGTACGCGGTGCCCATCAGGATGCCGATGCCCGTGAGCGGCTCCGCCATCGCCGACACCATCGCGGCGGACCGGGCGTCGTGGATCCCACCCGCGAACAGGACCTCGACGTCGTCGGCGCCGTGTTCGCGCAGGACGTCCAGCTGCTGCTCCCACAGCACGAAGCTCGACCGTGGGCCGATGTGCCCGCCGCACTCGGCGCCCTCGAAGACGAACCGGCGGATCCCGGCGTCGAGGAACTGCCGCAGAAGGATCGGCGATGGCACGTGCAGGAAGGTCGCGATGCCGTCGGCCTCCAGTGTCTTGGCCTGCGCGGGTTTCCCGCCCGCGATCAGCACGCATCGTGGGCGCGCCGCGCGGATCGCCGCGAGCTGTTCGGCGCGCAGGGCCTCCGGGACGAACCCGAGGATGCCCGCTCCCCACGGTCGTTCACCGAGGGCTCCGGCGGTCCGGCCGAGCAGTTCGGCGGTCTTGGCGCCGTTCGCGGTGGCGACCGCGACGAACGGGAAGCCGTCGTTCGCGGCGACGGCGGCGGCGAACCCGGGCTGGTCGCTCACCCGCGTCATCGGGCCCTGCACGACCGGCAGGCGGGTCCCCAACGTGCGGCACAGCCGTTCGCCTCGGTCCGCGGGGATCGCCGCCGGCGCCGCGAGCGAGCGCACGACCGAGCGGACAGCGCTTTCCGCGTCCTCGAAGCGATTCGCGAACAACGCGGTGAGCCCGTCGTCGGCCCTGGCCAGTTCGGTGCGCTCCGCTGCGGGCACGTCGGCCTCCGGGAACAGGCCGAGCCCGTCGAGCACCACGCCCGCGGCGCCGCCGGCGATCGCGGCCACCGCCGTCCTCGTCCCGATGCCCCCGTACGCCCACACCGGGACACCGTCGCCGAACCGCGCCAGCAACCGCTGCAGCAGGACGAACGTGGTGAGATCCGAGCCGCCCGCTTCGGCTCCCCTCGCCACCAGACCGGAGGCGCCGGCGTCGAGCATCCGGACGGCCTGCTCGACACCGGTCACCTCGGCCAGCACGGGGAGGTCGGCCCTGCCCCGCCAGACCGCCCCCTCGGCCAGCAGCACGAGCCCCGCGCCACTTTCCCGCACCTCTTCGTCCCGCACGTGGCCGCCCGCGGGGATCCGGACGCCGAACGGAAAGCCACAGTCCATTGTGGACCCGATATCCACGATCCCGAGACCGCCGCCCCTGGCGACGGCGGCCGCCAGTCCGGGATCGGGACGTCCGAGCGGATTGACGCCGAGTACCCGCGTGCGCGCCGTCGCATGACTCACCGGCGGACCTCCTGTTCGGCTGGGCTGGTCGAACCTCGCCGGGTTCGGCGATCTTTCAGCGGGATTCCCAAGAAATAACCTACTTGCCGCAGAGAGCGCAATAGTCTCGTGCGAAAACTCGGAAAACAAGGGAACGCGTGCTAAAGTCCGGCGCCGGAAACAAATATGTCGACACCCAGAGAACAAGCCTATGACCTGCACTTTTATCACCCGCGTCGCATGTTTTGACAACGCGTTGCTCACCGGCATAACAAAACAGAAGAATTGTCACCGAAAGCAGAATCGATAACCATGGAGCGCATGTGGAAGTAACAGGACGAGTCGTCGTGCTGACCGGCGCGGCACACGGTATCGGCGCCGCCATGGCCAGGCGGTTCGCCGCCGAGGGCGCCGCCGGGGTGGTGGTCTCCGATCTCGATCTCGACGCCGCGGAGGAGGTCGTCGCCGGGATCACCGCCGCGGGCGGCGCCGCGATCGCGCGCCACGCCGACGCGTCGTCCAAAGAGGACCTGAAGATGCTGGTGACCGACGCCCGCTCGGCGTTCGGCGCGGTGGACCTCTTCTGCTCCAACGCGGGCGCCGCGTTCGGGACCGGCGTGCACGCCGCGGACGAACAGTGGACGCGGTCGTGGGCGATCAACGTCATGCAGCACGTGCACGCCGCACAGGTCGCGCTTCCCACGATGTTGAGCCGAGGGCACGGCTACCTGCTGATCACGGCGTCGGGCGCGGGCCTGCTGGGCACCCCCGGTGACGCGCCGTATTCGGTGACCAAGCACGCGGCCGTCGGGCTCGCCGAATGGCTGGCCATCACCTACCGCCCTCGCGGGGTGCGGGTCAGCGCGCTGTGCCCGCTCGGCGTGCGGACCGCGCTGCTGGAACCCGGGATCGCGGCCGGGCACCCCGCCGCGCTCGCGATCGCCGCCGCCGCGCCCCTGCTGGAACCGGAAGACGTCGCGGAGTCCGTCGTGCACGGGCTGGCGTCGGAGGAGTTCCTGATCCTGCCGCACGAATCGGTACGGGAGACCTACGCCCGCAAGGCGGCAGGCCTCGACGAATGGATCGACCGCACCATCCTCGAAACCGGCGCGCGGAAGAGGTGACCATGGAGTACCGCAGGCTCGGCGCGAGCGGGCTGTCCGTCAGTGAGATCTCCTACGGCAACTGGCTCACCCACCACGACGGCGCGGAATGCGTGCAGGCCGCGCTCGACGCGGGCGTCACGACGTTTCACACCGCCGCGGCCTGGGACGGCGGTGCCGCCGAGGAGAACCTCGCCGCGGCGCTGAGCCACGCCCGCCGCGACGATCTCGTCCTGTGCACCGGCGTCTTCTGGCCGGAAGGCCCGGGGGTCAACGACGCGGGCCTCGGCCGCAAACACCTGGTCACGTCGCTGCACGGCTCGCTCCGGCGGCTGCGCACCGACTACATCGACGTCTACCAGTTGCTGCGGTTCGACTACCGCACGCCGCTGGACGAGACGTTCCTCGCGCTGTCGGATCTGGTGCGGCAGGGGAAGATCCTCTACGCGGGCACGGCGGAATGGACGGCGGAACAATTGCTGGAGGCGCGGCCGATCGCCGAGCGGCACGGCGTCCCGCTCATCGCGAACCAGCCGCACTACTCGATGCTCTGGCGGGTCGCCGAAGCCCAGGTGATGCCGGTGTGCGAACGCTCCGGGATCGGGCAGTTCGCGTCGGTCCCCCTCGCGCAGGGTGTGCTGACCGGCAAGTACCGGCCGGGTGAGATCCCGCCGGGCTCACGGGCCACGAAGGCGGTCGAGGCGCGGCCGTTACTCCTGCCGGACCTCCTCGAACGCGTCGGCATGCTGCGCGGCGTCGCCGACGAGGCCGGGTTGACCATGGCCCAGCTGGCGCTCGCGTGGACGTTGCAGCACAACACCGTCGCCTCCGTGGTGACCGGCGCGAGCACCGCCGCCCAGGTGACCGAGAACGCGAAGGCGGCGGGCGTGGTGCTGGACCTCGACGCGCTGACGCGGATCGATCACCTGCTGGGCAGTTTCGTGCAGACGGATCCGCGGCTGACCTGGTCGCCACCCGCGACCACGTAGGCCTTCACGGCGGTTTCGCGTGATTGGCTGGACGACACGCGTGTCCAGACGGACGACACGCGCGAGACCGGGGACGCGCCGCGTGTCGTCCGTCTGATCACGCGTGTCGTCCGTCTGGACACGTGTGTCGTCCGCCCAATCACGCGAGTCCACCACATGACCGTTGGTACGAACCGTCCTTGGCGCGTCAAGGTCCCTCATGAGGGCAACGCGGTCCGCAGGATGGCCTCGAAGCGTTCCGCCGTCGGCGGCTCGTCGCGCAGCAATCCCTGCAGCAGCACCCCGTCCACCAGCCCCACCACCATCTCGACCCGAACCGGATCGTCGGTGTAACGGCGGGCGAAGTCCGCCAACGCCCCCATCCAGCGATCGGTCGACTCGCGGAGCTTCGGCTCCCTCGCCGCCAAGAGGTACAGCTCGTACTCCGCCAGCAGATGCCCTGGCTTGGCGACCACTTCGGCCATCAAGGCACCGAGCCTCCGCAGTGCGTCCTCGCCCCCGTCGGCTTCGGCGGCGAGCATCCGCATCCGTTCGGAGTCCTCGTCCATGCACTGGGTGAGCGCGGCGGTCAGCAGGTCTTCGATCCCCCGGAAGTGGTACGCGGCCGCTGTCGCGGGCAAACCCGCCTCGCGGGCGACGGTGCGGTGACTGACCCCCGATACCCCGTCCCTCGCGACGATGCGCAGCGTGGCCTCGATCAGTTCCCGTTTGCGTTGCTCGCCTTTGGCGAGGCGGCCGTCGGTGCTCGGCTCGTTCAGCGTGCCGCCTCCTCACTGATCGCGGTCTTCCTGCTCAGCAGAGGATACGAGAGCAGCGCGATCAGGATGATCAAGCCACCGGCGACGACCGCCACGGCGAACCCGCCGTCCGACCCGAACCGGTCGACGACCTCGCCCGACACGGCGGCGCCGAGCGCGACACCGATGCTGAGGCCGGTGATCGCCCACGTCATCCCCTCGGTCAGCTTCTCCGCCGGGACGGCCTTCTCGATCATCCTCATGACGACGATCATCGTGGGAGAGAAGAACAATCCGGCGACGAACACCACCGCGCACAGACTCACGACGCCATCCACGACCAGCAACGGCACCACGCTCGCGGCCGTGCCCGCGGTGCCGATCAGGAGCAGCCGAGGCGGCGTCATGGCCGGTTTGAGCGTCCCGAAGACCAGTCCGGAGACCGCGGAGCCCACCGCGTAGACCGAAACGACGACCCCCGCGGCCGACGGCGACCCGACGTGCCGGGCGAACGCCACACTGACGACGTCGACCGTGCCGACGATGACGCCGCCCGCCACCAGCGTCAGCACGAGCACCCGCACGGCGCCCAGCCGGATCGCCGAACTTCCGGCCGATCCGCTCGGCGGCAGAACGGGCGGTTCGGTCTCGCGCTGCGCGACGAACAGCAGCACTCCGATGGCGAGGAAGACCACGGCGACCAGCGGTCCTGCCTCGGGGAAGACGGCGGTGCACAGCGCCACCGACAGCGCGGGCCCGATGACGAAAGTCAGTTCGTCGACCACCGATTCCAACGCGAAGGCGGTGTGCAGCCGGGGTGAGCCTCGGTACAACCGCGACCACCGGGCCCGGACCATAGCCGCCATACTGGGCATGAACCCGGCGAGGATCGCGGACGCGTACAGCGTCCAGACCGGTGCCCCGAAGCGGGCGCAGAGCAGGAGCGCGCCGAGCGCCATCACGCTGATCCCAGTCACGGGCAACAGGATCCGGCTCTGCGGTCTCGTGGCGGCCGCGCCACGAGCACCGACGTCGTGAAAGCCACTTCCGCAACCTCGAAGGTTGCGAAAGTGGCTTTCACATCATGCCGCGCCGGAACCCCTCGCGACGAAATCAGCTCAGACTCGAGCAAGGCCTCGCATCGGGGTCCTGCGCCCCCTTGGGCACCCACCGCACGTTGGCGAACGAAGCGGAGAACCTGCCGTCGGTGTACACCAGGAACGGCGTGTTGACGTTCTCCAGATCCAGGCCGTTGGCGAAGCACGACACCGGGATCTTCACCGTCGACTTCGGCGCCCCCGCAAGGTCGGTGAACAGCTTGGTCGCGTTCACCTCGGAGAAGCACGGGTAGACGCAGTGCATGCTGATCACCGTCCGGTTGGCGGGCGCCTCGTGCACGATCGTGTCGAACTCCAGCGCCGCGTCAGCGTTGAGATAGCCCCGCAAATCGTTGGTACCGGCCGGGTTCTGGAAGTAGAGCTGGGCCGGCCCGGTGCCGGTCCAGGTCGACTTGAGCCCGTCTTGCTGCACGTTCACGTCCGACTGCACGACGCCGATCTCAGCGTGTGAAGCGGCGCCGTCGGGGCCGATCTCGGTACCGCCCCAGTTCTCCGCCGAGCCGATGAAACCCTTGTACGGCGCGACATCGGTGCGGTTGAACACCTCGAGATCCTCGGTCGCCGTGCCGCCGCCACCGGTCGAGCCGCACGTCGCGGGTCCGGCCGTCTCGTCCAGCTGACCGACGGTGACGCGCTGGCCGGCCTTGAGGCCGTAACCGAGTTCGAACAGCGGGTCGTACTCCGCCGAGCCCGCGTTCAGCGGCGTCTGACAGGCGCTCTTCGGCCACGAATACGGCAGCTTGCCCTTGAAGCCGCCCTTGAGCAGGACGTCGGCGACGCCGCCGCCTTCGGTGCCGGGCAGCCAGGCCGCGACGAACGCGTCGGAGCGGTTGATCTCCTTGTTCATGTACAGCGGGCGGCCGCCGACGTAGACGGTGACGACAGGAGCGCCCTTCCCTCGGACTTTGTCCAGAACGGCCAGGTCCTCGGGGTAGAGCTTCGACGCCTCCAGTGTCTTGCGGGTCAGGTCGCCGACGCCTTCCGCGTACGGGGTCTCACCGATGACGGCGATGACGGCGTCGTAGCCCTTCGGGTCCGTGTCACCCTTCTCGTCGAAGGTGACGTTGACGTCGCCCAGCTGCTGCTTGAGCCCGGCGAGGATCGACGTGGCGTTCGGGAAGTCGGCGTTGGTGTTGCCGGTCCCCTGCCAGCTCAGCGTCCAGCCACCGGTCTGGTTCTGAATGCTGTCCGCGCTCTTGCCGACCACGAGGACCTTCGACTTCGGCTTCAGCGGCAGCACGTTGCCGTTGTTCTTCAGCAACGTCTGCGACGAACGGACGGCGTCGCGCGCCAGCCACGTCTCCTTCAGCGCCTCGTCGGAGTTGGCGTAGGACCGGTCCGACGGCTTCTGCGACTCGTACAGCCCCGAGCGCAGCTTGACGCGCAGGATCCGGGTCACCGCGTCGTCGATCCGCGAAAGCGGGATCTGCCCACCGTTGACCTGGGCGACGGTGTTGGCGATGAACGCCTTCCAGTCGTTCGGCACCATCACGATGTCGATGCCGGCGTTGATCGCCTGCGGACAGGAAGCGTTGGTGCAGCCGGGAACCTGGCCGATGCCGTTCCAGTCGGACACGACGAGGCCGTCGAAGCCCATCTTGCCCTTGAGGATCTGGTTCAGCGCCTTGTCGCTGCCGTGCAGCTTGCCCTCGTCGATACCGAGTTCGGCGTTGGTCCAGCTGTTGAACGACACCATCACGGTCTGGGAACCCGCCGCGAGCGCGCCGTAGTAGCCCTGGCCGTGGACGTTGATCATCTCGGCTTCGGACGACGGGTTGACGCCCTGGTCCTGACCCTTCAGGGTGCCGCCGTCCCCGATGAAGTGCTTGGCGGTACCGATCACGCCGTTGTAGCCGATGCGTTTGGTCGAGCCGTCCTGGAGACCGTTGATCGCCTCGTAGCCGTAGGCCCTGGCGATCCGCGGATCCTCGGAGAACCCTTCGTAGGTGCGGCCCCAGCGGTCGTCCTTCACCACGGCCAGCGTCGGCGCGAAGGCCCAGTCCTGGCCGGTGGCGCGGATCTGCCGGGCCGTCGCCGCGGAGATGTCGCGCACCAGGCAGGGGTCCTGCGCCGCGCCGAGACCGATGTTGTGCGGGAAGACGGTGGCGCCGTACACGTTGTTGTTGCCGTGCACGGCGTCGATGCCCCAGATCACCGGGATCTTCGTCCGGCTGCCCTTCGCGGCTTCCCAGTAGGCGTCCGCGAGCTTGAGCCAGTCCTGCTGGGAGGCGTGCTTGTCCTTGTTCGGCCACGAACCGCCGCCGTTGAGGACCGAACCGATCGAGTACTGCCGGACCTCGTCGGGGGTGATCGCCGCGATCTCGGGCTGCGTCATCTGCCCGACCTTCTCCTCGAGGGTCATCCCTTGGAGGATCCGGGCGATCCGCTGCTCGTCACCGCCCTTGCCCTTGAACCGGCTCTCGACCTTCGGCCAGTCGGCGAGCGTCGGCAGGCTCTTCTCGATCCGGGCGCAACCGTCCCGGTCGAACGCGGGCTTCCCGATCACGGGCTGTTCGGCGGCGACGGCCGCGGGCGTGGCCACCACGGCCCCGCCGAGCAGCGTGAGACTCATCAAGGCGATCAGCGGACTTCGGCGCGCACGAGCACGTCTTGCCATGGTCTGGTCCATTCTGCGGGAGGCGGGGACCGGCCGATCCTCACCGGCCCCGGCGGCCGCGTCAAGAGTTTCGGGGCGGTACGCCGGGTGTTAATTTTTGCCATGAACTAAGACTGGCCGAGTCACCCGGCCACGCGCCGCCGGTTCCGCCACTTGGCG is a genomic window containing:
- a CDS encoding SDR family oxidoreductase — encoded protein: MSHATARTRVLGVNPLGRPDPGLAAAVARGGGLGIVDIGSTMDCGFPFGVRIPAGGHVRDEEVRESGAGLVLLAEGAVWRGRADLPVLAEVTGVEQAVRMLDAGASGLVARGAEAGGSDLTTFVLLQRLLARFGDGVPVWAYGGIGTRTAVAAIAGGAAGVVLDGLGLFPEADVPAAERTELARADDGLTALFANRFEDAESAVRSVVRSLAAPAAIPADRGERLCRTLGTRLPVVQGPMTRVSDQPGFAAAVAANDGFPFVAVATANGAKTAELLGRTAGALGERPWGAGILGFVPEALRAEQLAAIRAARPRCVLIAGGKPAQAKTLEADGIATFLHVPSPILLRQFLDAGIRRFVFEGAECGGHIGPRSSFVLWEQQLDVLREHGADDVEVLFAGGIHDARSAAMVSAMAEPLTGIGILMGTAYLFTEEAVTHGAITGTFQDRVLDAGSTVTLETAPGHLTRCLPSPYTDEFAALKAGLRADGVPPQEVWQRLEELNTGRLRIASKGIRREGEALVEVDTLGQLAEGMYMAGQVTVLRERRTDIAALHREVTEGAAELLAARVPAEESVVDGDIAIVGMACVFPGAPDLPAFWSNVLHGADAVTEVPDHRWDTDVYADQSTSKWGGFLPPVDFDPLAYGIPPKSMGSIDPAQLVSLRTARRALEDAGYGEGGFDRERTSVIFGAEAGGDLANAGVLRALLPSYLEDVPEELLAQLPELTEDSFPGTLANVISGRIANRLDLGGANYTVDAACGSSLAALDLAVKELRAGTSSMVLCGAVDLHNGVNDYLMFTSAGALSPTGRCRPFDAAADGIALGEGVACLVLKRRSDAERDGDRVYAVVKGVGAASDGKALGLTAPRPEGQRRALARAYSDAGVSPADVSLVEAHGTGTVVGDATELTTLTEFFLAAGAEPGTCALGSVKSQIGHTKCAAGLAGLMKAALALWHEVVPPTLHLSRPNPAWDAESSPFTFSTGARPTPVPRGREFAGVSAFGFGGTNFHAVLAAPEVPPGRRHGPRDWDAELVLLRGTDVDAARATLRDLLAANEGRPLREIAALAAERGGSGPVRLAVVASDIAELREAAENGGGLVAESTEPGAVAFLFPGQGSQRTGMLADLFVHFPELADVLRLAPDVAATAFPPRAFTEDARAAQDEALKDTRIAQPALGLVESAVCRLLADLGVRPDLLAGHSYGELTALSVAGAFDTPTLVALSRARARSIAEVAGADQGAMAAVKASSEELAAALDHPDVVLANHNAPGQTVLSGPTAAIEESVRELRAQGIGAKRIPVACAFHSPLVAGASDVFAVDLDNAEIGEPGPPVWSNRTARPYEAGAVRAELAAQIGSPVRFVELIEDMYAAGARTFVEAGPGQVLSRLAEDILGDRPHTVIACDPGGPGLRGFLTALARLALTGVDVRIERLFRGRVRVGPLPKPAWTVDGQTVRAPGGEVPAHGLVPARRIPRTTMNQPAPGRDQAVVEFLRTSRELLAAQRDVMLGYLGTAPLAPAPVRAPVVPALLPPVEAPAVVHTPVAEPEPVAEVVVTDVLATVIGAISERTGYPAEMIDADLDLEADLSIDSIKRTEIAGSLLSKLGLTGRVHDDAQDQLGRDRTASALAARLRKWLEPAAPVVATPVPAETPVGTAPGRYLLDRVSAPLGTPDLAKVTGKSIAVSAEPGQEELAESVRAVFADAGALPGARNEADVVVVLNPLSDAEEPVAAQVFGLLKSAKGAVVVVARPGAAHTAGLRGLVRAAARERSEPTRLVEVESTVDLGRIVLEEAIADGPVAVRYDTAGRAAFEPSAGSLGSIAYAGAGPGGGEVKALGLDADSVLLLVGGARGITARAAVALAASGCRIELAGRTPWPAEPGDEDLPEDATGMRSALAARGGSLADIERRVRTVLAQREIARTLDQIRAAGGIAAYRSLDVRDAAAVRQVVKDLHTRYGRIDGVVHAAGVIDDKLMADKDEHSFRTVYGTKVDGARALLDALEHFGVRPGFVTFFGSIAAVLGNRGQTDYAAANDALETLGEQWAERTGCRALTVHWGPWAPSDDHAGMVSPELAREYERREVALIDPDEGTAALLRELAYGPADVRSVLYTASLW
- a CDS encoding SDR family oxidoreductase — encoded protein: MEVTGRVVVLTGAAHGIGAAMARRFAAEGAAGVVVSDLDLDAAEEVVAGITAAGGAAIARHADASSKEDLKMLVTDARSAFGAVDLFCSNAGAAFGTGVHAADEQWTRSWAINVMQHVHAAQVALPTMLSRGHGYLLITASGAGLLGTPGDAPYSVTKHAAVGLAEWLAITYRPRGVRVSALCPLGVRTALLEPGIAAGHPAALAIAAAAPLLEPEDVAESVVHGLASEEFLILPHESVRETYARKAAGLDEWIDRTILETGARKR